From a region of the Helicobacter hepaticus ATCC 51449 genome:
- the fliQ gene encoding flagellar biosynthesis protein FliQ: MEAQLMALAIQTYKLTLILSLPMLLAGLIVGLLISIFQATTQINEMTLTFVPKILAVVAVIIFTMPWMINMITDYTRMLFTMISNINF; encoded by the coding sequence ATGGAAGCTCAACTTATGGCACTTGCGATTCAAACTTATAAACTCACGCTCATTCTTTCGCTTCCTATGCTTTTAGCTGGGCTTATTGTGGGTTTGCTTATTAGTATTTTTCAGGCTACCACGCAGATTAATGAAATGACACTCACTTTTGTGCCAAAGATTCTCGCAGTTGTTGCTGTAATTATATTTACTATGCCGTGGATGATAAATATGATTACAGATTATACGCGTATGCTTTTTACAATGATTTCTAATATTAATTTTTAG
- the tolB gene encoding Tol-Pal system protein TolB gives MRFIGLVLLLLSVKLFGIDATLEIVKNTNKIPYIVVERLDSENADFGAKVLKMLAADLKVSGHFQVYDGSVNKNSEVAYKDYADKKIDLLAQIKVSKSSNSLTGTISLYDINTSKRIYVKDYTENDVKRFPFIAHRMCIDVNSYIQAPSIEWMQRLVVLSQYTTSGNSEILIADYTLTYQKVVVKGGLNIFPKWVDSKQESIYYTKYLDVPTILKHNLTTGHIEQLVGSEGIAVVSDVSKNGENLILSLSPTALSDLYLYNTKSKNLRRLTNYSGIDVDGKFVNNEKEIIFVSDRLGYPNIFMMRLDGGGTEQVVLHGRNNSAVTSNGKYAVYTSRETNNEFGANTFNLYLISLAPGSNYIRRLTASGKNQMPKYSNDGGTIMYLKYYKAQSALGIIRIDYNTNYFFPLIKMKIQAFDW, from the coding sequence ATGAGATTTATCGGTTTGGTTTTATTATTACTAAGTGTTAAATTATTTGGAATTGACGCAACATTGGAGATCGTCAAAAATACCAACAAGATTCCATATATCGTGGTTGAAAGATTAGATAGTGAAAATGCAGATTTTGGCGCAAAAGTACTTAAAATGCTTGCAGCTGACTTAAAGGTAAGTGGGCATTTTCAAGTATATGATGGTAGCGTTAATAAAAACTCAGAGGTTGCATATAAAGATTATGCAGATAAAAAAATTGATTTGCTTGCACAAATCAAAGTAAGTAAATCCTCAAATAGCCTTACAGGCACGATATCGCTCTATGATATTAATACTTCCAAACGCATATATGTTAAAGATTACACCGAAAATGATGTAAAACGTTTTCCTTTCATCGCTCATCGTATGTGTATTGATGTCAATAGTTATATCCAAGCCCCAAGTATTGAATGGATGCAACGTCTTGTTGTGCTTTCACAATACACAACTTCAGGTAATAGTGAGATTCTTATTGCTGATTATACCTTGACTTATCAAAAAGTTGTCGTTAAGGGTGGGCTTAATATTTTTCCTAAATGGGTAGATTCTAAGCAAGAAAGCATTTATTACACAAAGTATCTTGATGTCCCCACAATCCTTAAACATAATCTTACCACAGGACACATTGAACAACTCGTCGGTAGCGAAGGCATTGCTGTAGTTTCTGATGTAAGTAAAAATGGAGAGAATCTTATCCTTAGCCTCTCTCCTACTGCTCTTTCCGATTTATATCTTTATAACACAAAAAGCAAAAATTTGCGTAGACTCACAAACTATTCAGGTATTGATGTTGATGGAAAATTTGTCAATAATGAAAAAGAGATTATTTTTGTCTCTGATAGACTTGGTTACCCTAATATCTTTATGATGCGTCTTGATGGAGGCGGAACGGAACAAGTCGTGCTCCACGGACGCAATAACAGCGCAGTTACTTCAAATGGCAAATACGCAGTTTATACAAGTCGTGAAACAAACAATGAGTTTGGCGCTAATACTTTTAATCTCTATCTTATTTCACTTGCTCCGGGTTCAAATTATATACGCCGACTTACGGCAAGTGGAAAAAATCAAATGCCCAAATATTCAAATGATGGTGGAACAATTATGTATCTTAAGTATTACAAAGCACAAAGTGCTTTGGGAATAATTCGCATAGATTATAATACAAATTACTTTTTCCCTCTCATCAAAATGAAAATCCAAGCTTTTGATTGGTAA
- the atpD gene encoding F0F1 ATP synthase subunit beta, producing the protein MQGKITQVMGPVVDVEFSSYLPMINEAIDVNFDIEGRKNNLVLEVAAHLGDNRVRTIAMDMTEGLIRGQEVKARGKPIEVPVGEAVLGRIFNVTGDVIDGGKPLESDLKWPIHREAPSFENQSTRTEMFETGIKVVDLIAPYSKGGKVGLFGGAGVGKTVVIMELIHNVAYKHSGYSVFAGVGERTREGNDLYHEMKEGGVLDKVALCYGQMNEPPGARNRIAFTGLTMAEYFRDEKGLDVLMFIDNIFRYAQSGSEMSALLGRIPSAVGYQPTLAGEMGKLQERITSTKKGSITSVQAVYVPADDLTDPAPASVFAHLDATTVLDRKISEKGIYPAVDPLGSTSRILDPQIVGEEHHKVATGVQQVLQKYKDLQDIIAILGMDELSEEDKQVVARARKIERFLSQPFFVAEIFTGSPGKYVTLEETLEGFKGILEGKYDDIPENAFYLVGNIQEALEKAQKLKNA; encoded by the coding sequence ATGCAAGGTAAAATTACACAAGTAATGGGTCCAGTGGTAGATGTTGAGTTTAGCTCCTATTTGCCAATGATTAATGAGGCTATTGATGTTAATTTTGACATAGAGGGACGAAAAAATAATCTCGTTCTAGAGGTTGCGGCACATCTTGGAGATAATCGTGTAAGAACAATTGCTATGGATATGACAGAAGGGCTTATACGCGGACAAGAAGTTAAAGCACGTGGCAAACCTATTGAAGTGCCTGTAGGGGAAGCTGTCTTGGGAAGAATTTTTAATGTTACTGGTGATGTAATTGATGGAGGTAAACCTCTTGAAAGTGACCTTAAGTGGCCTATTCACCGAGAAGCTCCAAGCTTTGAGAATCAAAGTACAAGAACAGAAATGTTTGAAACAGGTATTAAAGTCGTTGATCTTATAGCTCCTTATTCTAAAGGTGGAAAAGTTGGATTATTTGGTGGTGCAGGTGTGGGTAAAACGGTTGTTATTATGGAACTCATTCATAATGTTGCCTATAAGCATAGTGGTTATTCTGTTTTTGCCGGTGTAGGGGAACGTACAAGAGAAGGAAATGATTTATACCACGAAATGAAAGAAGGGGGGGTATTAGACAAAGTTGCTCTCTGCTATGGGCAAATGAATGAACCACCGGGAGCGAGAAATCGTATTGCTTTTACAGGTTTGACAATGGCGGAATATTTCCGTGATGAAAAAGGACTCGATGTACTTATGTTTATTGATAACATTTTCAGATATGCACAATCTGGTTCTGAAATGTCAGCACTTCTTGGGCGTATTCCTTCAGCAGTAGGTTATCAACCTACTCTTGCAGGTGAAATGGGTAAACTTCAAGAACGTATTACTTCAACCAAAAAAGGTTCAATTACTTCTGTTCAAGCTGTATATGTGCCAGCAGATGACTTAACTGACCCAGCTCCAGCATCTGTATTTGCACACCTTGATGCAACAACAGTGCTTGATAGAAAAATTTCTGAAAAGGGAATCTACCCTGCAGTAGATCCTCTTGGCTCAACATCAAGAATCCTTGACCCTCAAATTGTAGGAGAAGAACATCATAAAGTTGCAACAGGTGTACAACAAGTGCTACAAAAATACAAAGACTTACAAGATATTATCGCTATTTTAGGTATGGACGAGCTTTCGGAAGAAGATAAACAAGTAGTTGCCCGAGCAAGAAAAATTGAAAGATTCCTTTCTCAGCCTTTCTTTGTTGCAGAAATTTTTACAGGTAGTCCAGGCAAATATGTAACGCTTGAGGAAACACTTGAAGGCTTTAAAGGTATTTTAGAAGGTAAATACGATGATATTCCTGAAAATGCTTTTTATTTGGTAGGCAATATCCAAGAAGCATTAGAAAAAGCTCAAAAGCTTAAAAATGCCTAG
- a CDS encoding energy transducer TonB — protein MNNALLFIASGIISLCIYCFIIIAFVFTLFISPIHYSSLKESAISLNAISIEAIIDDKPTPSITKNPSSTNNPLAGSGIKDIFDKIDSNELSQNTPIGDNRDKVEQNAKEQKIKDLQSTAQELQNKLNTLSNLTISTNSTQSDGEYDEWYAQIEKIIHQKWQQTFYIEDKMQALVHIRIADNGVFSYKIVKYSSNVAFDDSLKTMLEECTQMHFPPHPKGTREIAITFKN, from the coding sequence ATGAATAATGCTCTCTTATTTATCGCAAGTGGCATCATTTCACTCTGTATTTATTGTTTTATTATTATTGCTTTTGTATTTACTCTTTTTATTTCACCCATACACTATTCTTCTCTTAAAGAATCAGCAATTTCGCTTAATGCTATTAGTATTGAAGCTATTATTGATGATAAGCCCACACCAAGCATAACTAAGAATCCTTCATCAACAAATAATCCTCTTGCAGGCTCAGGAATTAAGGATATATTTGATAAAATTGATAGCAATGAACTTTCACAAAACACACCCATAGGAGATAATCGCGATAAAGTAGAGCAAAACGCCAAAGAACAAAAAATTAAAGATTTACAATCAACAGCCCAAGAGTTGCAAAATAAACTTAATACTCTAAGCAATTTGACTATTAGCACTAATAGCACCCAAAGTGATGGAGAATATGATGAGTGGTATGCGCAAATTGAAAAAATAATCCACCAAAAATGGCAACAAACATTCTATATTGAAGATAAAATGCAAGCATTAGTTCATATTCGTATTGCAGACAATGGAGTTTTTAGTTATAAAATTGTAAAATATTCTAGCAATGTAGCTTTTGATGATTCTCTCAAAACAATGCTTGAAGAATGCACACAAATGCACTTTCCACCTCACCCAAAGGGAACAAGGGAGATTGCTATAACTTTTAAAAACTAA
- a CDS encoding ExbD/TolR family protein → MEEFDWEEKPELNITPLVDIMLVLLAILMVSTPTITYQEDITLPKGSKTKKIARDTMLEIRVSAHRKIYIRNKVYEFKNFADSFVLFSKNFDKNIHIFIRADKNLKYEDIIYILKVAKESGFLKVSLVTSS, encoded by the coding sequence ATGGAAGAATTTGATTGGGAAGAAAAGCCTGAGCTTAATATCACCCCGCTTGTAGATATTATGCTTGTGCTTTTGGCAATCCTTATGGTGAGCACCCCTACAATTACTTATCAAGAAGATATTACTCTCCCTAAAGGCTCTAAGACAAAAAAAATTGCTCGAGATACGATGCTTGAAATACGTGTAAGTGCTCATAGAAAAATCTATATACGCAATAAGGTATATGAGTTTAAAAATTTTGCAGATAGTTTCGTGCTTTTTAGTAAAAACTTTGATAAAAACATACATATCTTTATCCGTGCGGATAAAAATCTTAAATACGAAGATATTATTTATATTCTTAAAGTCGCCAAAGAATCCGGTTTCCTTAAAGTATCTCTTGTTACTAGTAGCTAA
- the atpC gene encoding ATP synthase F1 subunit epsilon — protein MENLTLSIVTPYGSIYNGEVKYVVIPGSEGEFGVFPGHCNLLSLLKVGVIEFENLEGNKGLVAINWGHAQISDTDVNIIADGAVAIAGNTESEIVAAISDAKTLLKEASDDSALFGMVVSRVESDYKNFIK, from the coding sequence ATGGAAAATCTCACACTAAGTATTGTAACTCCTTATGGGAGCATCTATAATGGTGAAGTAAAATATGTTGTTATACCCGGTAGTGAGGGAGAGTTTGGTGTTTTTCCAGGACATTGCAATCTTCTTTCGCTTCTTAAAGTTGGTGTTATTGAATTTGAAAACTTGGAAGGTAATAAAGGACTTGTAGCAATAAACTGGGGACACGCTCAAATATCAGATACTGATGTGAATATTATTGCTGATGGTGCAGTTGCTATTGCAGGTAATACCGAATCCGAAATTGTTGCGGCCATCAGTGATGCCAAAACTCTTCTTAAAGAAGCTTCAGATGATAGTGCTTTATTTGGTATGGTAGTTTCTCGTGTTGAAAGTGATTACAAGAACTTCATTAAGTAG
- a CDS encoding FKBP-type peptidyl-prolyl cis-trans isomerase codes for MIAQNKIVSIEYEVFNQADNTLLDSNKNGAPLEFLVGSGQVISGLENALMGASIGDNVKATIAPEDAYGTYQSDFVQEVAREQFEGIELKAGMTLFGQGEDGQTVQVSVKDFNDKFVIIDYNHPLAGKTLNFDVKIIDVREATEMEILQGGVGGGCGCSSGGGHSGGGCCGGGGHSGGGCGCSH; via the coding sequence ATGATTGCACAAAATAAAATCGTTAGTATTGAATACGAAGTCTTTAATCAAGCTGACAATACGCTACTTGATTCAAACAAAAATGGTGCGCCACTTGAATTTCTTGTCGGTTCAGGACAAGTCATTAGCGGGCTTGAGAATGCCCTTATGGGGGCAAGTATAGGTGACAATGTCAAAGCTACTATTGCACCTGAAGATGCTTATGGAACTTATCAAAGCGACTTTGTGCAGGAAGTAGCACGAGAGCAATTTGAGGGCATTGAGCTTAAAGCAGGTATGACACTTTTTGGACAAGGGGAAGATGGGCAAACTGTGCAAGTGAGTGTCAAAGATTTCAATGATAAATTTGTTATCATTGATTATAATCACCCTCTTGCAGGCAAAACACTTAATTTTGATGTGAAAATCATCGATGTGCGCGAAGCAACAGAAATGGAAATTTTGCAAGGTGGTGTTGGTGGGGGCTGTGGCTGCAGTAGTGGTGGCGGACATAGCGGTGGAGGTTGCTGCGGTGGTGGCGGACATAGCGGTGGGGGCTGTGGCTGCAGCCACTAG
- a CDS encoding OmpA family protein encodes MKKYIAMGVLAALISVGCSEPDAADSGSGKAAGGDNFVDLAGGAGGYVKVLFDFDKYDIRSDMEDRVEKSAAALKSTGAKVVLEGHTDSYGSDAYNYALGTKRANAVKNALTTRGVNASQIKTVSYGESKPTCTSDTPECNQENRRVEFKLAK; translated from the coding sequence ATGAAAAAATATATTGCAATGGGTGTTTTAGCTGCGCTAATTTCAGTGGGTTGTTCAGAACCTGATGCAGCTGATTCTGGTTCTGGGAAAGCTGCTGGCGGAGATAACTTTGTAGATTTGGCTGGTGGAGCTGGTGGTTATGTAAAAGTCTTATTTGATTTTGATAAATATGATATCCGTTCTGATATGGAAGATCGTGTTGAAAAAAGTGCAGCTGCGCTTAAGAGCACAGGTGCAAAAGTTGTGCTTGAGGGACATACTGACTCTTATGGTTCAGATGCTTACAACTATGCTCTTGGCACAAAAAGAGCAAATGCAGTTAAAAATGCTCTCACAACACGTGGAGTAAATGCTTCTCAAATCAAAACGGTAAGCTATGGTGAAAGCAAACCCACTTGCACAAGCGATACTCCTGAATGTAATCAAGAAAATAGACGTGTTGAGTTTAAACTCGCAAAGTAA
- the frr gene encoding ribosome recycling factor has product MLNEIFKNAKSHMDKSIESLRRDFSTLRSGKVSVNILDNVRVDYYGTPTPLNQVGSVIAQDATTIIITPWEKPLIKDIEKSIQEANIGVNPNSDSECVKLFFPPMTQEQRKEIAKNARSMGEKAKVAIRNIRQDANNAIKKLEKDKSITEDENKKALEEIQRYTDEFVKKCDEMLKHKEEEVMKV; this is encoded by the coding sequence ATGCTTAATGAGATTTTTAAAAATGCTAAGTCCCATATGGATAAGAGCATAGAATCTTTGCGTAGGGATTTTAGCACACTCCGCAGTGGTAAAGTAAGCGTAAATATCTTAGACAATGTTCGCGTAGATTATTATGGCACGCCCACACCCCTTAATCAAGTAGGCTCAGTTATTGCACAAGATGCTACAACAATTATCATTACCCCTTGGGAAAAACCGCTAATAAAAGATATTGAAAAATCTATTCAAGAAGCAAATATTGGCGTGAATCCAAATAGTGATAGCGAATGTGTCAAGCTCTTTTTTCCTCCTATGACACAAGAGCAACGCAAAGAAATAGCCAAAAATGCTAGATCTATGGGTGAAAAAGCCAAGGTTGCTATCCGCAATATCCGACAAGATGCAAACAATGCTATCAAAAAGCTAGAAAAAGATAAAAGCATTACTGAAGATGAGAATAAAAAAGCACTTGAAGAAATTCAAAGATATACCGATGAATTTGTCAAAAAATGCGATGAAATGCTCAAACACAAAGAAGAAGAGGTGATGAAAGTATAG
- the thrS gene encoding threonine--tRNA ligase encodes MSEVIGIKHNQHIYDLCTADELGITGDSISFDNSQESLAIIRHSCAHLMAQAIKILYPEAQFFVGPVVDEGFYYDFKVNTKISEEDLLVIEAKMKEIAKNAYPITKITLSRKEAQARFAHDELKVAVMSRIPDEKLSIYTQGDFEDLCRGPHLPNTKLLEHFKLTKIAGAYLGGDENAQMLIRIYGIAFADKQSLKDYLFTLEEAKKRDHRKLGQEMGLFTFDEEIGAGLPIWLPKGARLRHNIEHLLTQALKERGYEPVRGPEILKSDVWKKSGHYSNYKENMYFTIIDEQEYGIKPMNCVGHIKVYQSSPRSYRELPLRFYEYGIVHRHERSGVLHGLLRVREFTQDDAHIFCMTSQIKSEVNQILDFTKGIMNAFGFHYEMELSTRPQKSIGNDEVWENATAALKSALEENHISYQIDEGGGAFYGPKIDIKITDALKRKWQCGTIQIDMNLPERFELSYTDEHNVQVQPVMIHRAILGSFERFVAILTEHFGGEFPLFIAPTQVILIPIGEAQLEYARILRDKIITQSGAYAELMDKNESLSKKIRLAEKQRVPLIVVIGAKEVESKILAIRDRREKSQYELPEEAFIATLKTKIGEVSF; translated from the coding sequence ATGAGTGAAGTTATAGGCATTAAACACAATCAACATATTTATGACCTCTGCACAGCAGATGAACTTGGCATTACTGGGGATTCTATTAGTTTTGATAACTCTCAAGAATCTTTAGCAATTATTCGCCACTCTTGCGCACATCTAATGGCTCAAGCAATTAAAATCCTCTATCCAGAAGCGCAATTTTTTGTTGGACCTGTCGTTGATGAGGGTTTTTATTACGATTTCAAAGTCAATACTAAAATCAGTGAGGAAGATCTCCTTGTAATTGAAGCAAAAATGAAAGAGATTGCAAAAAATGCTTATCCTATCACTAAAATTACACTCTCACGCAAAGAAGCACAGGCACGATTTGCGCACGATGAACTTAAAGTAGCAGTAATGAGTCGTATCCCCGATGAAAAACTAAGTATTTATACACAAGGTGATTTTGAGGATTTATGCAGGGGACCTCATCTCCCTAATACAAAACTTTTAGAACATTTCAAACTTACCAAAATTGCAGGGGCATATCTTGGCGGCGATGAAAATGCGCAAATGCTTATTAGAATTTATGGCATTGCCTTTGCCGATAAGCAATCACTCAAAGATTATCTATTCACACTTGAAGAAGCCAAAAAACGTGATCATCGCAAACTTGGGCAAGAAATGGGACTTTTTACCTTTGATGAGGAAATTGGCGCAGGATTACCTATATGGCTACCAAAAGGAGCTAGATTAAGACATAATATTGAGCATTTACTCACTCAAGCACTCAAAGAACGAGGCTATGAACCTGTAAGAGGACCAGAGATTCTCAAAAGTGATGTATGGAAAAAAAGTGGACATTATAGCAATTACAAAGAAAATATGTATTTTACGATTATTGATGAACAAGAGTATGGCATTAAACCTATGAATTGTGTCGGGCATATTAAAGTCTATCAAAGCTCTCCACGAAGTTATAGAGAATTGCCACTGCGTTTTTACGAATATGGCATAGTGCATAGACACGAACGAAGCGGTGTGTTACACGGGCTTTTGCGCGTGAGAGAATTTACTCAAGATGATGCACATATTTTTTGTATGACAAGTCAAATCAAGTCTGAAGTGAATCAGATTCTTGATTTTACAAAAGGCATTATGAATGCTTTTGGATTCCATTATGAAATGGAACTCTCCACACGTCCACAAAAATCTATTGGCAATGATGAAGTATGGGAAAATGCTACAGCAGCACTCAAAAGTGCGCTTGAAGAAAATCACATAAGTTATCAAATTGATGAAGGAGGAGGAGCATTCTATGGTCCTAAGATTGATATTAAAATCACTGATGCACTTAAACGCAAATGGCAATGTGGCACGATACAAATTGATATGAATCTCCCTGAACGCTTTGAGTTAAGCTATACAGATGAACATAATGTCCAAGTGCAGCCTGTTATGATTCATCGTGCAATTCTTGGCTCATTTGAACGATTTGTGGCGATATTGACAGAGCATTTTGGGGGTGAGTTTCCGTTATTTATCGCACCTACACAAGTGATTTTAATTCCTATTGGTGAAGCGCAACTTGAATATGCAAGAATCTTGCGTGATAAAATCATTACTCAAAGTGGTGCATATGCCGAACTTATGGATAAGAATGAAAGCTTAAGTAAAAAAATACGACTTGCTGAAAAGCAGCGTGTGCCTTTGATTGTTGTTATCGGGGCAAAAGAAGTGGAGAGCAAAATCCTTGCAATCCGAGATAGGCGGGAGAAATCACAATATGAGCTCCCTGAAGAAGCATTCATTGCTACATTGAAAACAAAAATAGGAGAGGTTAGTTTTTGA
- the infC gene encoding translation initiation factor IF-3, with product MSKEEVLLNEEIDFKEVRCVSDNGEVYGIISSKEALNLAHKAGLDLVLISPNAKPPVCKIMDYGKFRYQAEKKQKEARKKQKQIEIKEIKLSTQIAQNDINYKVKHAIEFLESGKHVKFKVFLKQRELNIPDAGMDTLGKVAVMLEDIAIAEKEPKLEGKHLNVLYVPKKKEKH from the coding sequence TTGAGCAAAGAAGAAGTATTACTCAATGAGGAGATAGATTTTAAGGAAGTGCGCTGCGTAAGTGATAATGGCGAGGTATACGGCATTATTTCATCTAAAGAAGCCTTAAATCTTGCCCATAAAGCTGGGCTTGATTTGGTGTTGATTTCACCTAATGCCAAACCACCTGTGTGCAAAATAATGGATTATGGTAAATTTCGTTACCAAGCTGAAAAAAAGCAAAAAGAAGCACGCAAAAAGCAAAAACAAATTGAGATTAAAGAGATTAAACTTTCAACTCAAATTGCCCAAAATGATATTAACTACAAAGTAAAGCACGCGATTGAATTTTTAGAATCTGGTAAGCACGTAAAGTTTAAAGTATTTCTCAAACAACGTGAACTCAATATCCCCGATGCGGGAATGGATACACTTGGCAAAGTCGCGGTTATGCTTGAGGATATTGCAATCGCAGAAAAAGAGCCAAAACTAGAGGGAAAACACCTTAATGTGCTCTATGTGCCAAAGAAAAAAGAAAAACACTAA
- a CDS encoding UDP-N-acetylmuramate dehydrogenase, translating into MQTHIINFAKYSSIKIGAPLEVSLIQTPQDAISALSQNMRIIGKANNLLVSPAAQKLAMLDKHFAYLKDCGNYIEIGGAYSSGRIFSYFKSHNLAGAEFLQALPGSLGGLVKMNAGMKSYEIKQLLQAINVNGKWQDRESFPMNYRDSGIEGVILAARFHKREGFNNALQADFIALRKNHPKEPSCGSCFKNPKGDFAGRLLESVGLKGYCIGDAAFSEKHANFLINKGKATFEDALSLITLAKKRVFEASGIDLECEVQILQ; encoded by the coding sequence GTGCAAACTCACATTATTAATTTTGCAAAGTATTCAAGTATCAAAATCGGTGCGCCACTTGAAGTTTCTCTTATACAAACTCCACAAGATGCTATTTCTGCCCTTTCACAAAATATGCGCATTATTGGCAAAGCGAACAATCTCCTTGTCTCACCCGCAGCACAAAAACTTGCTATGCTTGATAAGCATTTTGCATATCTTAAAGATTGTGGTAATTATATTGAAATTGGTGGTGCATATAGTTCTGGGCGGATTTTTAGCTATTTTAAATCACACAATCTTGCTGGTGCAGAGTTCCTGCAAGCCTTACCCGGAAGTTTGGGTGGATTAGTCAAAATGAATGCAGGAATGAAAAGCTATGAAATTAAACAACTTCTTCAAGCAATAAATGTCAATGGAAAGTGGCAAGATAGAGAATCTTTCCCTATGAATTATCGTGATAGTGGTATAGAGGGTGTTATCCTTGCTGCCAGATTCCATAAACGAGAGGGTTTCAACAATGCACTTCAAGCAGATTTTATCGCTCTGCGTAAGAATCACCCTAAAGAGCCAAGCTGCGGGAGCTGCTTTAAAAATCCAAAAGGAGATTTTGCAGGACGCCTTTTAGAATCTGTAGGCTTAAAAGGCTATTGTATTGGAGATGCAGCCTTTAGTGAAAAACACGCAAACTTTCTTATTAATAAAGGCAAGGCTACCTTTGAAGATGCGCTCTCTCTTATCACACTTGCCAAAAAACGTGTATTTGAAGCAAGCGGAATTGATTTAGAGTGCGAAGTGCAGATTCTACAATAA
- the secG gene encoding preprotein translocase subunit SecG, with product MTTTLFVVQIVLAVFITIIVLLQKSSSIGLGAYSGSNESVFGAKGPAGFLAKFTMFLGLLFVLNTIALSYTYNTQSQKSILDSIPSNTLAPAAPAAPNTDTKESENPFILNENVAPSAPLLQQEPVQGQNEK from the coding sequence ATGACAACCACTCTTTTTGTTGTGCAAATTGTCTTAGCAGTGTTTATTACTATTATCGTGCTTTTACAAAAAAGCTCAAGTATTGGACTTGGAGCATATAGTGGGAGTAATGAATCTGTATTTGGGGCAAAAGGACCAGCTGGATTTTTAGCAAAATTTACTATGTTTTTGGGACTACTTTTTGTATTAAATACTATTGCTTTAAGCTACACTTATAATACACAAAGCCAAAAAAGTATCCTTGATTCTATTCCAAGCAATACATTAGCCCCAGCAGCGCCAGCTGCACCAAATACGGATACAAAGGAGAGTGAAAACCCTTTTATTCTTAACGAAAATGTTGCTCCCTCTGCCCCACTCTTACAACAAGAGCCTGTTCAAGGACAAAATGAAAAATAA
- the rpmI gene encoding 50S ribosomal protein L35, whose product MPKMKTNRGAAKRFKLKKNAIKRGSAFKNHILTKKSHQRKANLNAPKYVHSTNVDSVKSLLCMA is encoded by the coding sequence ATGCCAAAGATGAAAACAAATCGTGGTGCAGCAAAGCGTTTTAAGCTTAAAAAAAATGCAATCAAACGTGGTAGTGCATTTAAAAATCATATATTGACAAAAAAATCGCACCAGCGCAAAGCTAATTTAAATGCACCAAAATATGTTCATAGCACAAATGTTGATTCTGTAAAAAGCCTACTTTGTATGGCTTAG
- a CDS encoding MotA/TolQ/ExbB proton channel family protein has product MGTLKTFFEESTLTTIIVLSWLSLYFLITFWIYIYKSFTLSDWLASEKYHLDMLLAKSIHIPKNTFINALLEKTDGHISKEICQVWKLKATQKATSSLVFLSIIASTAPFIGLFGTVVEILEAFSYLGGGNVSFDVIAPVISKALVATATGILVAIPAYSFHLLLKRKSYHIITCIQMQIDIMLSSK; this is encoded by the coding sequence ATGGGAACACTTAAAACTTTCTTTGAAGAAAGCACATTAACAACTATTATTGTGCTTTCTTGGCTCTCTCTGTATTTTCTTATTACATTTTGGATTTATATCTATAAAAGCTTCACCCTTAGTGATTGGCTAGCATCAGAAAAATATCACCTTGATATGCTTTTAGCTAAAAGTATTCATATTCCTAAAAATACTTTTATTAATGCTTTGCTTGAAAAAACCGATGGGCACATCTCAAAAGAAATATGTCAAGTATGGAAACTTAAAGCGACTCAAAAGGCTACCTCATCTCTCGTATTTTTAAGTATTATTGCTTCTACTGCACCTTTTATAGGGCTTTTTGGAACAGTGGTTGAAATTTTAGAAGCTTTTAGCTATCTTGGTGGTGGCAATGTATCTTTTGATGTGATAGCACCGGTTATATCAAAAGCTCTTGTGGCAACTGCAACAGGTATTCTTGTGGCAATTCCCGCCTATTCATTCCATTTACTTCTTAAACGCAAGTCATACCATATCATTACCTGCATTCAAATGCAAATTGATATTATGCTTTCAAGTAAGTAG